The proteins below are encoded in one region of Rhinolophus sinicus isolate RSC01 linkage group LG07, ASM3656204v1, whole genome shotgun sequence:
- the LRRC18 gene encoding leucine-rich repeat-containing protein 18 isoform X1 produces MAKGGKGLKGKKITLSVAKNCIKITFDGRKRLDLSKMGITTFPKCILRLNDIDELDLSRNMIRKIPDSISRFQNLRWLDLHSNYIDKLPESIGQMTALLYLNVSNNKLTTNGLPMELNQLKNIRTVNLGLNHLDSVPTTLGALKELHEVGLHDNLLSTIPNSISKLPKLKKLNTKRNPFPKGEEPDTFLDSIKRLENLYLVEAKDLCTSCLKKCQQARDKLNKIKTVPMVTPRKPIFSSLVSPNSMAKESQEDWRMHSTSP; encoded by the exons ATGGCCAAGGGGGGAAAAGGCCTCAAGGGCAAGAAGATCACCCTCAGTGTGGCCAAGAACTGTATCAAAATCACATTTGACGGGAGAAAACGCCTGGACTTGAGCAAGATGGGAATTACTACCTTCCCCAAGTGTATTCTCAGACTCAATGATATAGATGAGCTCGACCTTAGCCGGAACATGATCAGGAAGATACCCGATTCCATCTCCAGGTTCCAGAATCTGCGGTGGCTGGACCTGCACAGCAACTACATCGACAAGCTCCCTGAGTCCATTGGCCAGATGACCGCTCTGCTCTACCTCAATGTCAGCAACAACAAGCTGACCACCAATGGGCTGCCTATGGAGCTCAACCAGCTCAAGAACATCCGCACCGTGAATTTGGGCTTGAACCATCTGGACAGTGTGCCCACCACGCTGGGTGCACTGAAGGAGCTCCATGAGGTAGGGCTCCACGACAACCTGCTCAGCACAATCCCCAACAGCATCTCCAAGCTCCCCAAGCTGAAAAAGCTCAACACCAAGCGAAACCCCTTTCCCAAGGGAGAGGAGCCAGACACGTTCTTAGATTCCATCAAGAGGCTGGAGAACTTATACCTAGTGGAGGCGAAGGATCTATGTACGTCTTGCCTGAAAAAATGCCAACAGGCCCGTGACAAGCTGAACAAAATCAAGACCGTGCCCATGGTGACACCAAGAAAGCCCATCTTTTCCAGCTTGGTCTCACCCAACTCAATGGCCAAGGAGTCCCAGGAAGATTGGAG GATGCACTCAACATCTCCCTAG
- the LRRC18 gene encoding leucine-rich repeat-containing protein 18 isoform X2, translating to MAKGGKGLKGKKITLSVAKNCIKITFDGRKRLDLSKMGITTFPKCILRLNDIDELDLSRNMIRKIPDSISRFQNLRWLDLHSNYIDKLPESIGQMTALLYLNVSNNKLTTNGLPMELNQLKNIRTVNLGLNHLDSVPTTLGALKELHEVGLHDNLLSTIPNSISKLPKLKKLNTKRNPFPKGEEPDTFLDSIKRLENLYLVEAKDLCTSCLKKCQQARDKLNKIKTVPMVTPRKPIFSSLVSPNSMAKESQEDWR from the coding sequence ATGGCCAAGGGGGGAAAAGGCCTCAAGGGCAAGAAGATCACCCTCAGTGTGGCCAAGAACTGTATCAAAATCACATTTGACGGGAGAAAACGCCTGGACTTGAGCAAGATGGGAATTACTACCTTCCCCAAGTGTATTCTCAGACTCAATGATATAGATGAGCTCGACCTTAGCCGGAACATGATCAGGAAGATACCCGATTCCATCTCCAGGTTCCAGAATCTGCGGTGGCTGGACCTGCACAGCAACTACATCGACAAGCTCCCTGAGTCCATTGGCCAGATGACCGCTCTGCTCTACCTCAATGTCAGCAACAACAAGCTGACCACCAATGGGCTGCCTATGGAGCTCAACCAGCTCAAGAACATCCGCACCGTGAATTTGGGCTTGAACCATCTGGACAGTGTGCCCACCACGCTGGGTGCACTGAAGGAGCTCCATGAGGTAGGGCTCCACGACAACCTGCTCAGCACAATCCCCAACAGCATCTCCAAGCTCCCCAAGCTGAAAAAGCTCAACACCAAGCGAAACCCCTTTCCCAAGGGAGAGGAGCCAGACACGTTCTTAGATTCCATCAAGAGGCTGGAGAACTTATACCTAGTGGAGGCGAAGGATCTATGTACGTCTTGCCTGAAAAAATGCCAACAGGCCCGTGACAAGCTGAACAAAATCAAGACCGTGCCCATGGTGACACCAAGAAAGCCCATCTTTTCCAGCTTGGTCTCACCCAACTCAATGGCCAAGGAGTCCCAGGAAGATTGGAGGTGA